One window of the Candidatus Microbacterium colombiense genome contains the following:
- a CDS encoding D-alanyl-D-alanine carboxypeptidase family protein: MGGTAGVIVNLGGGRGLLREAPAKSLARIDRALGHRMQITEALRSWSQQNEHYQTFLRYGRPIAKSPDGPPKGDGPSIHQLGYAIDSDEAQEHQALMEDHGWRRTVYRWVDGVWTLIEGWHFEYDEARDNHRHEVVTLVQTASGAWHLPNPNPPALPEPEIGDIEMRMIWNGDDPNEETKRALVGELTFQRLSPRASTRERKLFGKPVDVNNAEYDGFLGTVNARRASAGLKPLPNPRTS; this comes from the coding sequence ATGGGTGGCACTGCAGGCGTGATCGTCAACCTTGGTGGTGGGCGGGGGCTTCTCCGTGAGGCGCCGGCGAAGTCTCTGGCGCGCATCGACCGAGCCCTGGGGCATCGGATGCAGATCACGGAGGCGCTCCGTTCGTGGTCTCAGCAGAACGAGCATTACCAGACGTTCCTGAGGTACGGGAGACCGATCGCCAAGTCTCCGGACGGGCCGCCGAAAGGTGACGGCCCGAGCATCCATCAGCTCGGGTACGCGATCGACTCCGATGAGGCGCAGGAGCATCAAGCACTCATGGAAGACCACGGGTGGCGGCGCACCGTCTACCGGTGGGTGGACGGCGTCTGGACCCTCATCGAAGGCTGGCACTTCGAGTACGACGAAGCGCGCGACAACCACCGCCACGAGGTCGTCACGCTCGTGCAGACCGCATCGGGTGCATGGCACTTGCCGAACCCGAACCCGCCGGCACTACCTGAACCTGAGATCGGAGATATCGAAATGCGCATGATCTGGAACGGGGATGACCCGAATGAGGAGACGAAGCGCGCACTGGTGGGAGAACTCACCTTCCAGCGCCTCTCGCCCCGTGCATCGACGCGTGAGCGGAAGCTGTTCGGGAAGCCGGTCGACGTGAACAACGCCGAGTACGACGGGTTCCTCGGGACCGTGAACGCCCGCCGCGCGAGCGCAGGGTTGAAGCCCCTCCCGAACCCGCGCACGAGCTGA